AAGAACCCAAAGACGTATCTTCAGGTCATGGTTGGGGGTATAATGATGGGGGCCGGTGCAAATTTGGCTGGTGGTTGTAACATCGGGCACTTCCTGACGGGGCTCCCGACACTTGCGATCTCATCCATAGTTGCCAGTATCTTTTTGATTCTCGGTAACTGGACGATGGCGTACATACTGTACAGAAAGTGAGGCAGAAGTCTTGAAAATAACAATACAGACACTAGTTCCTCCGTACACTTACGAAGATCTGGATACGGCAATCAAACTAGCTGAAGCGGCCCTTAACAGGGGCCATGATGTTACCATATTTCTGTTCGCCGATTCGATTCTCTCGACAAACAGTTTTGTGAAACCGATCAGGGTAGATAGAAACATTCCGGAGAAACTGAAGTCCCTGATAGCCGAAAAAGGTTTGAAGGTAGAGATCTGTGGAATCTGTATGGACTACAGAGGAGTTACCAAGGACATGATAATTCCCGGCTCCAACCCCAGTGGACTGCCTGAGCTTGCGACCCTTATTTACAGCAGCGACAGGTTCGTGAACCTGATGGCTTGAGGTGATGGTGATGAAAAAGATACTATTCGTTGTTTATCAGGCGCCGGGCGGCTCTATATGGGTAAACGAGGCCTTCAGGACCGCGTTCGGGATGTACGGAGAAGATATCGAACCTTCGGTGCTTCTGGTGGAAGAGGCAACAGTCGCCCTATCGAAGAAAGCTCAGCCGGAATGTCTCGGTCTGCTTCCGATATCGATCTGCTTCAGATTTATCAAGAGGTACGAGACCGAGGTTTACGCTATCAAAGAACACGTGGAAAAGTTCAAGATAAAGGAAACTGAAGAGAGTTTCAACGTTAGGCTCATCGATGAGAAAGAGCTCGGCGATTTTCTCCACAGCTTTGATAACGTAATTTTCATGTGAGGTGTTTGGTATGGCCCTTATTGTAATAAAATACGGCAAGCAGAACGTTGCT
This portion of the Mesotoga infera genome encodes:
- a CDS encoding DsrE/DsrF/TusD sulfur relay family protein, translating into MKITIQTLVPPYTYEDLDTAIKLAEAALNRGHDVTIFLFADSILSTNSFVKPIRVDRNIPEKLKSLIAEKGLKVEICGICMDYRGVTKDMIIPGSNPSGLPELATLIYSSDRFVNLMA
- a CDS encoding intracellular sulfur oxidation protein, producing MKKILFVVYQAPGGSIWVNEAFRTAFGMYGEDIEPSVLLVEEATVALSKKAQPECLGLLPISICFRFIKRYETEVYAIKEHVEKFKIKETEESFNVRLIDEKELGDFLHSFDNVIFM